In one window of Escherichia coli DSM 30083 = JCM 1649 = ATCC 11775 DNA:
- the msrB gene encoding peptide-methionine (R)-S-oxide reductase MsrB produces MANKPSAEELKKNLSEMQFYVTQNHGTEPPFTGRLLHNKRDGVYHCLICDAPLFHSQTKYDSGCGWPSFYEPLSEESIRYIKDLSHGMQRIEIRCGNCDAHLGHVFPDGPQPTGERYCVNSASLRFTDGENGEEING; encoded by the coding sequence ATGGCTAATAAACCTTCGGCAGAAGAACTGAAAAAAAATTTGTCCGAGATGCAGTTCTACGTGACGCAGAATCATGGGACAGAACCGCCATTTACGGGTCGTTTACTGCATAACAAGCGTGACGGCGTATATCACTGTTTGATCTGCGATGCCCCGCTGTTTCATTCCCAAACCAAGTATGATTCCGGCTGTGGCTGGCCCAGCTTCTACGAACCGTTGAGTGAAGAATCTATTCGTTATATCAAAGACTTGTCGCATGGAATGCAGCGCATAGAAATTCGTTGCGGTAACTGCGATGCCCATCTGGGCCATGTCTTTCCTGACGGGCCGCAGCCAACGGGCGAACGTTATTGTGTTAACTCTGCTTCTTTACGCTTCACTGATGGCGAAAACGGCGAAGAAATCAACGGTTGA
- the yeaC gene encoding YeaC family protein, whose protein sequence is MNLDDIINSMTPEVYQRLSTAVELGKWPDGVTLTEEQKENCLQLVMLWQARHNTEAQHMTIDTNGQMVMKSKQQLKEDFGISAKPIAMFK, encoded by the coding sequence ATGAATCTTGATGACATTATCAACAGCATGACGCCTGAGGTATACCAGCGTTTGTCGACCGCCGTTGAACTGGGGAAATGGCCTGATGGCGTTACGTTGACCGAGGAACAAAAAGAGAACTGCCTGCAACTGGTGATGCTGTGGCAAGCCCGCCATAATACCGAAGCACAGCATATGACAATTGACACAAATGGTCAGATGGTCATGAAGAGCAAACAGCAGTTAAAAGAAGATTTTGGTATCTCAGCAAAGCCTATTGCCATGTTTAAGTAA